GTTGACGCCCAGAAAGGCCGAGGCCCTCGCGGAACGATTCGCCCGGGTACACGACATCATCGGATCGAACGGGAAGAAGCCGCGGTTCGATGCCATTGTCACACTCACCACCAGCCAGCTCACGGAAACCCAGGCACACGTCGAACGGGCACTCGACCTCATCACCAAGCGCTGGATACTGGATGAAGTCGTGACCAATTCCGGCAAGCCCTCCGAGATGTACTATCTGGTGCGCACACGCAAGTCCGTGAGTCGCGATGCGATGCTGACGGCCATTCGCGCCAGTTGTGCCGGCCTGATCGGGGAAGCGGACGTCGAAGTCGGCGATGCGCTGGCGCGCGAGTCGGGCGAGCTTCGCGCCGAGCGCAAGTTGGAAGAGCAACCGACATGACACGCGCGTGGTGTGGCGCCGGTGTGGTGCTTATGGTGACTGCCGCGGTAGCCTGTGGGGATTCGCCCGGGAAGGCCGTCGCCGAGATGCTGGGGAGCCCGACGGCTGTGGCACGCGAGGCTCGGTTGATCAGCGCCATGGCCGACGCAGACTCGGTCGGCGATCCCGACGCGCCACTGGCGCGATGGGTGCTTCCGAAGGCGTTAAGTGAAATCTCCGGCCTGGCGCTCACCAGCGACGGTCGGCTCTTCGTGCACGGGGACGAGGACGGGCAGGTTTGGGAAATCGACTATCGCCGGGGCCTGCTGCTGAAACGATTCTCGATTGGTGCCGGAGCCATCAAAGCCGACTTCGAAGGCATCACCGTTGCCAATGACGTCCTCTGGCTGCTGGCGAGCAATGGCATGCTGTATGAATTTCGCGAGGGCATTGAGAGCGCGCACGTGGAGGTCCGCAAGCATGACACGGGGCTCACGAAGGCGTGCGAATTCGAGGGTGTGGCCTATGATGCGACCATCAACGCGCTGTTGTTGGCGTGCAAGAACATCCGAGACAAGCAGGAACGGAATGCGATCGTCATTTACCGGTGGAGCCTGAAACCC
The Gemmatimonadaceae bacterium genome window above contains:
- a CDS encoding SdiA-regulated domain-containing protein codes for the protein MTRAWCGAGVVLMVTAAVACGDSPGKAVAEMLGSPTAVAREARLISAMADADSVGDPDAPLARWVLPKALSEISGLALTSDGRLFVHGDEDGQVWEIDYRRGLLLKRFSIGAGAIKADFEGITVANDVLWLLASNGMLYEFREGIESAHVEVRKHDTGLTKACEFEGVAYDATINALLLACKNIRDKQERNAIVIYRWSLKPDSAGRVSRVVVPVASVRGSNGWNSLQIADITVDPQTGNYVLLASKERAIVAITPTGGAVFARSLPEQHEQHEQPEGLAVTKDGLFLVSDEAVKGPALITLYRWP